The following proteins are encoded in a genomic region of SAR324 cluster bacterium:
- a CDS encoding sulfatase-like hydrolase/transferase, translated as MEKNKPNLLFIKSDQHNFRYISHLGNDEVETPNLDEIAQLGATFTNVYCQSPICVPSRVAFLTGLMPSETEIWTNDQILNSAVPTYAHALGAGGYKPVQIGRMHLNGLDQYHGFSERYVGDHTRNFLGSPRDPGTHQEHMKGTAGPNRVSLVQSGTGQSAYEIHDRIVTDKTIEYINKFCSGTKGDSKSLALSVGYMLPHQPYV; from the coding sequence ATGGAAAAAAATAAGCCAAATCTATTATTCATAAAATCTGATCAGCATAATTTTCGCTATATAAGTCACCTCGGCAATGATGAGGTGGAAACGCCGAACCTAGATGAAATCGCTCAGCTTGGAGCAACTTTTACGAATGTATATTGCCAGTCACCGATCTGCGTTCCATCAAGAGTTGCCTTTCTGACAGGGTTAATGCCTTCTGAAACAGAAATTTGGACAAATGATCAGATCCTGAATTCAGCTGTTCCTACATACGCCCATGCGTTAGGAGCAGGAGGTTATAAACCTGTTCAAATCGGCAGAATGCATTTAAATGGATTAGATCAATATCATGGATTTTCTGAAAGATATGTAGGGGACCATACTCGAAATTTCCTAGGATCACCGAGGGATCCTGGTACTCATCAAGAGCACATGAAAGGAACTGCTGGACCGAACAGAGTAAGTTTGGTTCAATCAGGAACTGGTCAGTCAGCCTACGAAATACATGATAGGATAGTTACAGACAAAACAATTGAGTACATCAATAAATTCTGTTCTGGCACCAAAGGTGACTCAAAGTCCCTAGCGTTATCAGTCGGCTATATGCTCCCACACCAACCCTATGTATG
- a CDS encoding enolase C-terminal domain-like protein: MKITNVKSYLVDDVVKPFTWQVDRPGSGDGRDPRKNFSCVMVLETDEGISGYTKGPKGRIMMDLVERRFASDLIGMNPLNSEKIWEKCWDTDRLEEYPLYAMAMVDIAVWDIKGKKAGLPVYKLLGGYRDEIPAYASTTSYDTLEEYKDVVEASLSAGYPSIKLHLRYRDVKTNAKLCEKVREWVGDDFSLTLDASGLWNYTDSLWFGRVLEELKFEWYEEPMREFELESYKKLCDKLDIPILAAECSDGSHWNAAEFIRRDACDIMRTSTHYKGGFTGGMKVGHVAEAFGMKAEVHGGGHNNLHLCLALPNNTYYEDLVIDVEDIENKGKGQLKFEKGMYSFKDQVAGVGIEYDQRELEKISIQKYEKF, from the coding sequence ATGAAAATTACCAATGTTAAAAGCTACTTAGTCGATGATGTTGTAAAACCATTCACTTGGCAAGTCGACCGGCCAGGCTCAGGAGATGGTAGAGACCCAAGAAAGAATTTCAGCTGTGTTATGGTTTTAGAAACTGATGAGGGAATATCAGGGTACACAAAAGGACCGAAAGGTCGGATAATGATGGATTTAGTAGAAAGAAGATTTGCTTCAGACTTGATAGGTATGAATCCATTAAATTCCGAAAAAATTTGGGAAAAATGTTGGGATACTGATCGATTGGAAGAATATCCACTTTACGCGATGGCGATGGTGGATATTGCAGTTTGGGATATCAAAGGGAAAAAAGCTGGGTTGCCAGTCTATAAACTTTTGGGTGGGTATCGTGATGAAATTCCAGCTTATGCATCAACAACAAGTTACGATACTCTTGAAGAATACAAAGATGTTGTCGAAGCATCTTTGTCTGCAGGATATCCAAGTATTAAGCTGCATCTTAGGTACAGAGATGTAAAAACAAATGCCAAATTATGTGAAAAAGTTCGTGAATGGGTTGGAGATGATTTTAGTTTAACACTAGATGCCTCAGGATTGTGGAATTATACGGATTCGTTATGGTTTGGGAGAGTTTTGGAGGAGTTAAAGTTTGAGTGGTATGAAGAACCAATGAGAGAATTTGAATTAGAAAGCTATAAAAAGTTATGTGATAAGTTAGATATACCAATTCTAGCTGCGGAGTGTAGTGATGGATCACATTGGAATGCTGCTGAATTTATCCGAAGAGATGCTTGTGATATAATGAGAACAAGTACTCATTATAAAGGTGGATTTACTGGTGGTATGAAAGTGGGTCATGTGGCAGAAGCATTTGGAATGAAAGCAGAAGTACATGGGGGTGGTCACAATAATCTTCATTTATGCCTCGCACTGCCAAACAATACATACTATGAAGATCTAGTGATAGATGTAGAAGACATAGAGAATAAAGGCAAAGGGCAATTAAAGTTTGAAAAGGGAATGTACAGTTTTAAGGACCAAGTAGCTGGTGTTGGAATAGAATATGATCAAAGAGAACTAGAAAAGATATCAATTCAAAAGTATGAGAAATTTTAA
- a CDS encoding Gfo/Idh/MocA family oxidoreductase, with translation MQLSYEWPLPIQPRPIAIIGSGGIVNDAHLPAYRKANFKVLGVFDIVPEQSAKVAVTWNLKAFESLNSLISDAQEENAVFDLALPPSAVSKVLERLPDHATVLIQKPMGSNLAEAREIKEICERKKLTAAINFQLRFSPMMLSLRDAMSKKMLQKILDLEVHLNLETPWELFPFLKKMDRVEIAVHSIHYLDLIRSFLGTPKSVWAQTLAHPSTPDFAQTRSSAILNYGPEIRCVLSINHNYKKGPRLQSAQIRFDCQEGAALIKLGLLLDYPRGEPDEVWIYQSEKEQWEPIEFEGGWFPEAFIGTMSNLQRFASGEDSQLHTSVEDAFETMRLVEACYESSRSGGTEL, from the coding sequence ATGCAGCTTAGCTATGAATGGCCACTTCCAATCCAGCCACGGCCCATCGCGATTATTGGGTCTGGAGGGATCGTCAATGACGCGCATCTACCAGCCTACCGCAAAGCAAATTTCAAGGTGCTTGGTGTCTTTGATATTGTCCCGGAGCAATCAGCGAAGGTGGCTGTAACCTGGAATCTCAAAGCGTTTGAATCTCTAAACAGTTTGATATCAGATGCGCAGGAAGAGAATGCAGTTTTTGATCTTGCGCTTCCTCCTTCTGCAGTCTCGAAGGTGTTGGAGAGATTGCCGGACCATGCAACCGTGCTGATTCAAAAACCGATGGGAAGCAACCTTGCGGAGGCCAGAGAGATCAAAGAGATCTGTGAACGCAAGAAACTGACTGCTGCGATCAATTTTCAACTCCGCTTCAGCCCGATGATGCTGTCTCTGCGAGACGCAATGTCAAAGAAGATGTTGCAGAAGATACTTGATCTGGAGGTGCACCTGAATCTTGAAACTCCTTGGGAACTCTTCCCATTTCTCAAGAAGATGGACAGGGTCGAAATTGCGGTTCATTCGATTCATTATCTAGATTTGATCCGATCTTTTTTGGGGACACCAAAGAGTGTCTGGGCCCAGACACTTGCTCATCCAAGTACCCCAGACTTTGCACAGACTCGCTCCTCTGCGATTCTCAATTATGGACCAGAGATCCGCTGTGTCCTTTCAATCAATCACAACTACAAGAAGGGACCTCGTCTGCAGTCTGCCCAGATCCGTTTTGATTGCCAGGAAGGAGCTGCTCTCATAAAACTCGGTTTACTACTTGATTATCCAAGAGGAGAGCCTGACGAGGTATGGATTTACCAAAGTGAAAAAGAGCAGTGGGAACCAATCGAATTTGAAGGAGGATGGTTCCCCGAGGCATTCATTGGAACGATGAGCAATCTCCAGCGCTTTGCTTCAGGAGAAGACAGCCAGCTTCATACTTCAGTTGAGGATGCCTTTGAAACCATGAGGCTAGTGGAGGCATGCTACGAATCAAGTAGATCAGGAGGAACAGAACTATGA